In the Spirochaetia bacterium 38H-sp genome, CAGGTGTACGGGCTGTATATCCTGATAGGCTTGTAGAAAGCAGCCTTTCTTTTGACGGACGTTATATAAAAATAGGTAATCATAAAGAAAAGCGCATCTATGATACAAAAAAATACAAAAAGATATATCTTTTTGCCGCGGGTAAGGCGGCAGCAAGTATGGCAAAAACTGCAGAGAGGATACTATCTGGAAACATAACAGAAGGGCTAGTTGTTACCAAGTACGGACACAGCGAAAAACTTGGCATTTGTAATATCATAGAAGCTGGACACCCTGTCCCGGATGAAAACAGTTTTAAAGCAGGGAAAATGGCTCTTGATATGGCAAGAAAGGCTGATGAAGAATGTCTCTTTATAAGCCTCATATCTGGAGGAGCATCCAGTCTGCTATGTGTCCCATATTTTGATGAAGAGGGGAGAACTATCAGTCTTGAAGATAAAAAAAAGGTTACTGATCTTCTTCTCTTCTGCGGGGCCGATATAGAAGAAATAAATACAGTCAGAAAACATCTCTCTATGATAAAGGGCGGCCGTCTTGCCAAGGAAATATATCCTGCAACAGGTGTACATCTTGTTCTCTCCGATGTCGTTGGGGATAGGATGGATATGATAGCTTCTGGGCCTACGGTTCCAGATAGCACAAACTTTTCTGATGTTCTTGCTGTAGTAAAAAAATACAATCTCACAGAAAAAATACCTGACTCGGTAGCAAGTCTCATAAATGCCGGCATATATGGCACAGTAAAAAAAG is a window encoding:
- a CDS encoding glycerate kinase, translated to MQRKKYIMHLKDIAAAGVRAVYPDRLVESSLSFDGRYIKIGNHKEKRIYDTKKYKKIYLFAAGKAAASMAKTAERILSGNITEGLVVTKYGHSEKLGICNIIEAGHPVPDENSFKAGKMALDMARKADEECLFISLISGGASSLLCVPYFDEEGRTISLEDKKKVTDLLLFCGADIEEINTVRKHLSMIKGGRLAKEIYPATGVHLVLSDVVGDRMDMIASGPTVPDSTNFSDVLAVVKKYNLTEKIPDSVASLINAGIYGTVKKDTDENAFYFLRNFTIIIGNNNIALEKAESKAKELGYNTLILSSSIEGEAREIAKVYLAIAEEIVKYARPVMPPCCILVGGEPTVRIEGTGKGGRNQELALAFLANMKKSTLPDDKAFFLSAATDGNDGPTNAAGAFASSDILKKACSKGLNPSAYLANNDSYNFFLHLDALYKTGPTNTNVCDLHILIVL